In Oryza glaberrima chromosome 8, OglaRS2, whole genome shotgun sequence, the following are encoded in one genomic region:
- the LOC127781408 gene encoding probable rhamnogalacturonate lyase B: MGKLSCKNLLPCCMGHPPATSPAGATAGVSVKVSDRYVEIKNGIFELTLSNPDGIVTGVRYNGVDNLMEILNKEDNRGYWDLVWSKLGERTGIFDVIKGTEFRIIYQDENQAEVSFFRTWDPSLEGKAVPLNIDKRFIVLRGCSGFYTYGIYEHQEGWPGFSLGETRVAFKLRKDKFHYMALADDRQRIMPMPEDRVPPRGQQLAYPEAVLLVDPINPDLRGEVDDKYQYSCEDQYNNVHGWISFDPPIGFWQITPSDEFRTGGPVKQNLTSHVGPTMLAMFLSGHYAGDDLTPKFLTGEYWKKVHGPVFMYLNSSWDGSDPTLLWEDAKVQMMIEKESWPYCFALSDDFQKTEQRGCISGRLLVRDRYLDDADLYATSAYVGLALPGDVGSWQRECKGYQFWCRAEDDGSFCIRNIVAGDYNLYAWVPGFIGDYKLDAKLTISSGDDIYLGDLVYEPPRDGPTMWEVGIPDRSASEFYVPDPNPNYVNRLYINHPDRFRQYGLWERYAELYPDGDLVYTIGQSDYTTDWFFAQVNRRTDQSTYQPTTWQIKFNLDSVSPNSTYKFRVALASSANAELQVRFNDQDRTAPHFTTGLIGKDNTIARHGIHGLYWLFNIDVSGAWLVQGMNTIYLKQPRNQSPFQGLMYDYLRMEGPSGS; this comes from the exons ATGGGGAAACTTAG CTGCAAGAACCTATTGCCGTGCTGCATGGGCCATCCACCGGCGACCTCAccggccggcgccaccgccggcgtcagCGTTAAGGTCAGCGACCGATAT GTTGAGATTAAAAATGGCATATTTGAGCTTACGCTGTCCAACCCCGACGGGATCGTGACCGGCGTCCGGTATAATGGTGTGGACAACTTGATGGAGATTCTTAACAAAGAAGACAACAGAGG GTACTGGGACCTTGTTTGGAGTAAACTGGGAGAAAGAACTGGCATATTTGATGT AATAAAAGGGACAGAGTTCCGAATCATATATCAGGATGAAAACCAGGCAGAGGTCTCGTTCTTTAGAACATGGGATCCTTCTCTGGAAGGCAAAGCTGTTCCCTTGAACATTGATAAGAG GTTCATTGTACTCCGGGGCTGCTCAGGATTCTATACCTACGGAATCTATGAGCATCAGGAAGGGTGGCCTGGTTTTAGCCTGGGAGAGACCAGGGTGGCCTTCAAGCTTCGGAAAGACAA GTTTCATTATATGGCATTAGCTGACGACAGGCAGAGAATAATGCCGATGCCTGAAGACCGAGTGCCGCCCCGGGGACAGCAATTAGCATACCCTGAAGCTGTCCTTCTTGTGGACCCAATAAATCCTGACCTAAGAGGAGAG GTTGATGATAAATACCAATACTCCTGTGAAGACCAGTATAACAATGTCCATGGATGGATATCATTCGATCCTCCAATTGGCTTCTGGCAGATCACTCCGAGTGACGAGTTCCGAACAGGAGGTCCCGTCAAGCAGAACTTGACCTCTCATGTTGGGCCAACTATGCTGGCT ATGTTTCTTAGCGGTCATTATGCTGGGGATGACCTTACACCCAAGTTCTTGACTGGTGAATACTGGAAAAAGGTCCATGGGCCTGTCTTCATGTACCTTAACTCCAGTTGGGATGGAAGTGACCCAACTCTACTCTGGGAGGATGCAAAAGTTCAG ATGATGATTGAGAAAGAGAGCTGGCCGTACTGTTTTGCACTGTCAGATGATTTTCAGAAGACTGAGCAAAGAGGTTGTATCTCTGGTAGATTACTCGTCCGAGACAG GTATTTAGATGATGCAGATCTTTATGCTACATCAGCTTATGTAGGCTTAGCTCTACCAGGAGATGTTGGATCCTGGCAAAGAGAGTGCAAG GGATACCAATTCTGGTGTAGGGCAGAAGATGATGGAAGCTTTTGCATAAGAAACATTGTAGCTGGAGACTACAACCTTTATGCATGGGTTCCAGGATTTATAGGGGACTACAAACTGGATGCTAAGCTAACCATATCTTCAG GGGATGACATTTATCTGGGTGACCTTGTGTATGAACCACCAAGAGACGGTCCCACGATGTGGGAGGTCGGAATACCTGATCGATCCGCCTCTGAATTCTATGTTCCAGACCCTAATCCCAACTATGTGAATAGGTTGTATATCAACCATCCTGACAG ATTTAGGCAGTATGGACTTTGGGAAAGGTATGCAGAACTGTATCCAGACGGTGATCTGGTATACACAATTGGCCAGAGCGACTATACCACCGATTGGTTCTTTGCTCAAGTAAACAG AAGAACTGATCAGAGCACCTACCAGCCAACCACATGGCAAATAAAGTTCAATCTTGACAGTGTCAGTCCTAACAGCACATACAAATTCAGAGTGGCTCTTGCATCATCCGCAAATGCCGAGTTGCAG GTTCGTTTCAACGATCAGGACAGAACTGCTCCTCACTTCACAACTGGGTTGATTGGGAAAGACAACACGATTGCGAGGCACGGGATCCATGGGCTGTACTGGCTGTTCAACATCGATGTGAGTGGAGCTTGGCTTGTTCAAGGGATGAACACCATCTACCTGAAGCAGCCCAGGAACCAGAGTCCATTTCAGGGACTGATGTATGACTACCTGAGAATGGAAGGTCCTTCTGGCAGCTAA